Within the Polymorphobacter megasporae genome, the region TGCGCAATACGCTCCACGGCGGCGTCTTGATCGCTGCGCGACGCCGCGGCGGGGCAGTTCGCTTCGAAGTCTGGGACACCGGGATCGGCATCGCCGCCGCAGATATCGGCCGGATTTTCGACGACTTCATCCAGGTCGGCAATCCCGAGCGCAACCGGCGCAAGGGCATGGGGCTCGGCCTCGCGATCGCCGCCCGGTCGGCGCGCCTGCTTGACGCCCAGATCGAGATGAGGTCGCAGCCCGGGCGCGGCAGCGTCTTCCAGCTGACGCAGCCGCTCGCTGACGGCGCGGTCGCGCGGCAGGATGAATTGGCCGCCGACACCGGCGACCCGATCGCCGGGCTTCGCGTCCTGATCATCGACGACGACCCCGAGGTTCGTGATGCAATCGCCGTGCTGCTCCGCCAATGGGGTATCGAGGTGGAAGTGGTTGCCGACGCCGCCACCGCGCGCGCACTGATCCGCAGCGGAGCCTGCTACGACGTCATCCTCACCGATTACCGCCTGCCGGGAACGGTTTCCGGTCTCGACCTCGTCGCGCAACTCGAGGACTGTGCTGGGCGATCACTCAACTGCTGCATTGTCACCGGCGACCTCGATCCCGGCGTGATCGCCGCCGCCGCCGCGCGTGGCGTACCGTTGATGCACAAGCCGCTCCAGCCGGCTCGACTGCGCGCGCTGATCGCCCACCTCGCAACTAAATCGTTCGATGAGCGAGAAAGTGCCGTGCGGTTGTCATGAGGCGGTCGCGACTGCTATTGGCAAGTCGTCCGTGGGGTGACGCTCGACGGGCGGGGCGGGAGACGCGGGCGTGACCACGGCCAATAGAATCGGCAATCTTCATCTTCCCGATGGGGTCGGTCCGCTGACCCTCACGCGGATGACCGCGGTCGAGCGAATGAGCGAGCCGTTCACCATCGTCATCGACGCGACGAGCTATGCCGGCCCGGTCAACCTGCACCCCGCGCTGACGAAGATGGTCGGCGTCGAGTTCGATGCCAGCGACTTCAACAGCCGCTGGTTCCATGGCGTACTGTGGGAATATGTCGAACTCGGGCCGGCGGCTTCCGGCGACCAATTTCTCTACCGGCTGACACTGCGCCCGGCGCTCCTGTTGTGGACGCAGAACCAGACGAGTGTGATCCACTACAAGAAGAGCATCACCGACCTCATCACCGACAACGCCGGGCCGTGGAAAACGGTGGCGCTGAGCGGGACGTACGAGACCGTCGAATACCGCGTCCAGTACGGCGAAAGTAAATTCGACTTCCTGACGCGGAACCTCGAGAAAGAGGGCATCTATTATTATTACGTCCACGCCGACGGCCAGCACACGATCGTCTTTGCGGACGCGATAAATCATCATACGGCGATGGTCCCCGCATCGGTCTACCTCGGCCAGGCGCTCGAGCAGGCCGACGAAGCAGTGCTGACGTCGCTGGTCGAGCGCCGGACGATCGCGCCGACCCGCTACTCGGTCGACGATTATGATTACGACGCGCCGACCGTCGCGCTGAAGCAGGAAAAAGTGCTCGAAACGCTCGGGGGGCCTCCGCCGCGGTTCAACTCGGGGACCGCCGATGCGACCGCCGCGGTCGCCGGGATTTACGAATACCCCGCGCGCTTCGATAACCCGACGGTCGCCGCCGGAACGCGCTACGCCGACCGCTGGCTCGAGCGTGAACAGCGTCGCATGTCGCGCTCGTTTGCCGAGGGCACGCTGTTTGCCGCGGCGATCGGCAAGACGATCAAGATCGATTACACCCGGGCCACGACGGCAAATGCGGGCGGCACAACCGCAACCGACGACGAATTCCTCATCGTCGCGACGACGCATCGCTACACCGGCGGCGACGACCGCTCGGGAACGGTCGACGAATCGCTGACCGTCGAGCTCGAACTGATGCCCGCCAGCAAGCAGTATCGCCCGGCGCGGATGACGCCGATCCCGAAGATCTACGGCCCGCAGACTGCGGTCGTGATCGGCCCTTCGGGCGAGGAAATCTACACCGACAAATACGGCCGGGTGAAGGTCAAGTTCTTCTGGGATAAGGAAACACCATCCGACGATACCGGCAGCATCTGGGTCCGCGTCGGACAGTCGGGCGCAGGGTCGGGCTTCGGGTCATTCATGGTCCCGCGCATCGGCCACGAAGTTATCGTCGAGTTCCTCGACGGGGATCCCGACCGGCCGATCATCACCGGCGCGGTCTATAATGGCTCGAACCTGCCGCCGTTCGGCACCGCTGCCGACAACACGATCCAGGGCATCAAGACGAACAGCTCAAAGGGCGGCGGCGGCTATAACGAGATCAAGATCGACGACAAGAAGGACAGCGAACTCTTCTCCTTCCACGCCCAGAAAGACCTGAAGTGGGTCGTCGACCAAGGTGACGAAACGCGCGACCTGCTGAACGGCAACCGGACCACCGTCATCCACAAGGGCGAC harbors:
- a CDS encoding type VI secretion system Vgr family protein, with product MTTANRIGNLHLPDGVGPLTLTRMTAVERMSEPFTIVIDATSYAGPVNLHPALTKMVGVEFDASDFNSRWFHGVLWEYVELGPAASGDQFLYRLTLRPALLLWTQNQTSVIHYKKSITDLITDNAGPWKTVALSGTYETVEYRVQYGESKFDFLTRNLEKEGIYYYYVHADGQHTIVFADAINHHTAMVPASVYLGQALEQADEAVLTSLVERRTIAPTRYSVDDYDYDAPTVALKQEKVLETLGGPPPRFNSGTADATAAVAGIYEYPARFDNPTVAAGTRYADRWLEREQRRMSRSFAEGTLFAAAIGKTIKIDYTRATTANAGGTTATDDEFLIVATTHRYTGGDDRSGTVDESLTVELELMPASKQYRPARMTPIPKIYGPQTAVVIGPSGEEIYTDKYGRVKVKFFWDKETPSDDTGSIWVRVGQSGAGSGFGSFMVPRIGHEVIVEFLDGDPDRPIITGAVYNGSNLPPFGTAADNTIQGIKTNSSKGGGGYNEIKIDDKKDSELFSFHAQKDLKWVVDQGDETRDLLNGNRTTVIHKGDETMTVTTGKRTTTIKGDEATTIQSGSVTHTVDQGDVTRTITAGKRTTEIAGDDVKTIKTGDEKTTLKMGNREATVSLGNDKLTVSLGDVDIKVDLGNHKTEALQSIELTCGASSFRMDPFQIEMKSLMVKIEGSIMLETKGLMVQQEATAIHIVKGGIVMIN